One Dermacentor silvarum isolate Dsil-2018 chromosome 10, BIME_Dsil_1.4, whole genome shotgun sequence genomic window carries:
- the LOC119431779 gene encoding E3 ubiquitin-protein ligase RING2 — protein sequence MSSSGAANGTGGKWQLNPYEQQRTTQKVITDAMEEVAVHADSVRNEFTCAICLGLLQDTVATTECGHRFCEKCIAAVLRRCNKRCPVCRTKIKSKRSLRRDHCMDNMIAVLFRNQEEYCAAHLPNPAESPDCQLAQATEEQGAEELPNVQQQIR from the coding sequence ATGTCGTCGTCCGGTGCAGCAAACGGGACCGGCGGCAAATGGCAACTGAACCCGTACGAGCAGCAGCGAACAACTCAAAAGGTCATCACAGACGCCATGGAAGAAGTAGCCGTGCATGCTGACAGCGTTCGTAATGAGTTCACGTGCGCCATATGCCTAGGCTTGCTGCAGGACACTGTCGCCACTACAGAGTGCGGACACCGCTTCTGCGAAAAGTGCATCGCTGCTGTTCTCCGCAGGTGCAACAAAAGGTGCCCGGTATGTCGCACCAAGATCAAGTCGAAGCGATCTCTGCGACGTGACCATTGCATGGACAATATGATTGCTGTGCTCTTCCGTAACCAAGAGGAGTACTGTGCGGCCCACCTGCCTAATCCGGCTGAGTCACCAGATTGTCAGCTCGCTCAAGCAACTGAAGAACAGGGCGCCGAAGAGCTACCGAACGTGCAGCAACAAATTCGCTAG